AGCAGCGAGGCCGAGAGCCCGTAGCCATAGCTCATGGTCGCCTGCTCGATCGGGCGCCAGCTCTTGTAGGGCCGCAGCTTGCCGGTCACCGTGCCGGGGAAGTTGATCTGCGGACGCTGACCCAGGCCGATGGCGGTGAACATCTCGTGCATCTCGCGCGCCTGCATCTGCAGGGCCAGCTTGGTGATGCCGACGTTGGAGGATTTCTGGATCACCTCGGCGGCGGTGAGCACGCCATGCGGGTGGGCGTCGGTGATCACCGAGCCGGTCACCGTCATGCGGCCGGGCGCGGTGTCGATCGGGGTCTGGGGCGTGACGCGGCCGGTCTCCAGCGCCAGCGCCATCACCAGCGGCTTCATGGTCGAGCCGGGCTCGAACACATCGGTGAGCGCGCGGTTGCGCAGCTGCTCGCCGCTGAGGTTCTTGCGCTCGCCGGGGTTGTAGCTGGGGAAGTTGGCGAGCGCCAGCACCTCGCCGGTCTGCACGTCCAACACCACCACCGAGCCAGCCTTGGCCTTGTGCTCGGCCACCGCATCGCGCACGCGCTGGTAGGCGAAGAACTGCACCTTGGCGTCGATGGAGAGATCGATGTCGCGGCCGTTGGCGGGCGGCACGCGCTCGCCCATGTCCTCGACCACGCGGCCGAGGCGGTCGCGCACCACGGCGCGCGAGCCGTCGCGGCCCTGCAGGTCCTTCTGGAAGGCCAGCTCGATGCCCTCCTGGCCCTTCTCTTCCAGATTGGTGAAGCCCACCACATGGGCGGCCGCCTCGCCCTCGGGATACTGGCGCTTGTACTCGCGATCCTGGAACACGCCCTTGAGATTGAGCGCCTTGATGCGGGCGGCGGTGTCGTCGTCGGCCTGGCGGCGCAGGAACACGAAGCGCGTGGCCGGGTCCAGCTGCTTTTCCAGCTGCTGCTGGCTGATGCCGAGGATCTTGGCAAGCTCGCGGCGCTTGGCCGGATCGCTGTCGACCTCCTTGGGGAAGGCCCAGATCGAGGGCACGGCCACGCTGCTGGCCAGCACCTGGCCGCTGCGGTCATTGATGCGGCCGCGGCTGGCGGGCAGCTCCACGGTATGGGCGTAGCGCGCCTCGCCCTGGCGCTGGAAGAACTCCTCGCCGATCACCTGGATGTAGGCGGCGCGCGCCAGCAGGCCGGCAAAGGCCAGGCCCACCAGGGCGACCAGAAAGCGCGAGCGCCAGGGCGGGGTCTTGGAGGCCAGCAGCGGGCTGGTGGAATAGCTCACGCTGCGCGTGTTGTGGGCGCGCGCGCCGCTGGTGGCGGCGGAGTTGCGCCTGAACTTCATCACTGCGTGCCTCCGGCAATGGCTGCCGAGGCGGCGCGCGCCGTGCCACCGTCCAGCGCCTGGCCCGTGGTTTGCGTAGCGGTTTGCGTAATGGCCGGCGTGATCGCGCGCATGCGCAGGCGCTCGCGCGCCACCTGCTCGACGCGCAGATTGGTGGCCTGGGCATGGCGCTCGGCCTGCAGGCGCTGGTAATCGGCATCGAGGCGGCGTGCCTCGGTCTGGGCGCGGTCCAGCTCGGTGAACAGGCGGCGCGCCTCATAGGCGTTGCGCACCATGTAGAGGCCCGACAGCAGCACCGCCAGCAGCAGCAGGAAGTTGATGCGGCTCACCGCTTCGCTCCCTTGCGCCTGGCGGCCTTGGCGTCCCGCGCCGGTGCGGGCTCGAGCGGCGCATCGGTGCGTTCGGCCACGCGCAGGATGGCCGAGCGCGAACGCGGGTTGGCGCGCACCTCGGTCTCGCTGGGCTTGATGCGGCCCAGCGCCGTCAGTGCCAACGCCTTGGGTGCGGCGAACATGGCGCGCCGATCCACCACTTCCTTGCTATGCGAAGCGATGAAGGTCTTGACGATGCGGTCTTCCAGCGAGTGGAAGCTGATCACGCTGAGCCGCCCGCCGGGCAGCAGCATCTGCAGGGCCGCGTTCAGCCCCTGCTCGAGCTCTTCAAGCTCGGCGTTGACGTAAATCCGTAACGCTTGAAATGTGCGCGTTGCAGGGTCCTGGCCCGGTTCGCGGGTTTTGACTGCACCAGCCACGACTTGGGAAAGCTCGGCAGTGCTTCGAACAGCACTCCCGCTCTCCCGGCGAGCAACAAGCGCCTTTGCAATCTGTGCAGCAAACCGTTCTTCCCCATAGTCGCGTATGACCTCGGCAATTTGGCGCTCGTCGGCACGCGCCAGGAAATCGGCGGCACTCTCGCCGCGCGTGGTGTCCATGCGCATGTCCAGCGGCCCCTCGAAGCGGAAGCTGAACCCGCGCGCGGGGTTGTCAATCTGCGGGCTCGACACGCCCAGGTCCAGCAGCACGCCGTGCACCCGCTGGATGCCCAGGGCCTCGAGCTGGGCGCGCATGTCGGCAAAAGGGGCGTGGCAGATAGAAAAACGCGGGTCCGTGACCCGCGTCTCGCCGGTGGTGGCCGCTGCGATGGCCTCGGGGTCGCGATCGATCGCGATCAACCTCCCCTGCGGCCCGAGCTTCTCCAGCAGCAGGCGCGAATGGCCGCCGCGGCCGAAGGTGCCGTCTACATAGATGCCGTTGGGATCGTTCAGCACCCCGTCCACGGTCTCGTGCAGCAGCACGGTGGTGTGCGAAAAGCCGGGCGTCGCGGGCGTCGTCATCTCGCTCATCAGAAGCTGAAATCCTTGAGTGCGTCCGGCAGTTCGGACTGCATCACCTGGGCCTCGTGCGCCGCATAGGCGGCCGCGTCCCAGAGTTCGAAGTGGCTGCCCATGCCCAGCAGCATCACGTCCTTCTGCAGCGCGGCACTGGCGCGCAGCTCGGGCGCGATCAGGATGCGCGCCGCGCTGTCGATCTCGACGTCCTGGGCATTGCCCAGGAACACACGCTTCCAGCCCGAGGCCGACATCGGCAAGGCGGCGATGCGATCGCGGAAGTTTTCCCAGGCCGGCCGTGGGAACACCATCAGGCAACCCTCGGGGTGCTTGGTGAGGGTGAGCTGGCCGGCGCACAGCGCCTGCAGCACCTCGCGGTGGCGTGTAGGGACGGACAAACGCCCCTTGGCGTCCATCGCCAAGGCACTCGCCCCTTGAAACACAAAATTCGCCACAGCGACCCACCAAATGACAGTTTTTCCCACTTTACTTACGCAACCGCCGCAGGTCAAGGCAAATCGCGTTTTTTCCCAATGAAATCAACTACTTAGAAACGATAGCTGCGAGAGCCCGCAAATAAAAGTTGTTCAAAAAGAAGGACTTGCAAACCTGTCTGCAAGTGGTGGATGAAGAAAACAGGCCTCCCGGCCGGCCAGCGGCGCCACCCAGGCGCGCCAAACCTCGATTGTCGCGGCCCAGCCGCCCGCTGCGGCGGCCGGGCGCTGCTTTAGGCAGCGCTCCCGGGGCGAAACAGCCCCTCGGCGGGAACAGCGAGCCCGCTCAGTGACGTTGCAACAGCTCGCTGGGGCTGCAGGCAAACCAGCGCTGGCAGCTGCGCGACAGGGCGGCCTGCTCCGAGTAGCCCAGCATCAGCGCAATTTGCGCCAGGCTGGGTCGCGCGGACTGGCGCAGCAGCTCCACGAAATAGTCACGGCGCGCCTCGTCCAGCAGCTGCGGAAACGGGCAACCCTCCCTGGCCAGCCGGCGCTGCAGGCTTTTCTCGTGTAGGGACAACTCCGCGGCGATATCGGCCTGCTTCACCCGCCCCATGCCAAGGCGCTGGCGCAGCAGGCGGCGCACGCCTTCCGATACCAGCTCGCCCGATTTCGGGAAACGGCTGTCGATATAGCTGGTTGCCATCTTGATGCGCAATTCGTTCCGCCCCGGCAGCGGGCGCTTCAGCTCCGCCTCGGCAATACGAATGGCCGCAAACGGCGCATTGAATCTGCACTCGCATGAGAAATAGGCCTGATACTTGTCCGCAGCGCTCAGCGCCTCGTGCGGAAACATCACGAGCAAATCATCACCGCGATTTTCGCGCACAAATCTCAGGGCCCGCACCAAGGACACCAGAATGTATTCGGTGACCTGTTTGAAACTCGCCGGCCGGCCATCGTTCACCGTCAGGATCAAATCCACCATCCCGGCCTGCCCCCGCACCGGCGCGAGCGTGGGCTGAAACACCGTGCTGTAGACATGCCCATATTGGGTAATCAGCGCCAGCGCCTCGCTGAGGGTATTGGCATGCCGCATCAGCACCACCACGGGCCCTTCGAAATATTCATCCGGCCCCTGCCCCATGCGTAAACCGAAATCGGGGCAGCGCCCCGCCTCGGCGGTATTTTCAAGCAGTTGCACGAACAGCTGATACGGGATGAATTCATCACCCGAGATCGGCTGCTCCAATACCAGACCGAGGCGCTTCATCTGCGCATATGGATCGACCGCCACGGCCTGGGCCGCCCATTCGTAATCCTGCAGGGCAACGGAGCGAATCAGCGCTGGCATGAATCTAGGCGTTGAGCGGAATTCGGTGAATACCCGCATGTCCGCGGGAGTTAAATGAATGTCTGCCGGGGTCAATTCTTTGCAGACGCAATCATGCACCATCCTCGTGCCAGTTTTGACATTTGCTAATGCGCGCGCCCGTTTCGGGCTGAGCCCAGCGCGCCGCGGCGGCGTCTTCTAGACACAGGAAATCACCCATGCCCTTGCATCGCGACCCCAAATTCGCGCTTTTGTTTTCCATGCTCACCGCCGCGGCGCTGGCGGGCTGCGGCGGCGGAAGCGACCCTGCACCGCAGGCTCAAACCATCAGCTTCGCCGCACCGGCGACCCAGACCATGGGCACGGCCGCGGCCGCGCTGAGCGCCACGGCCAGCTCCGGCCTGCCGGTCAGCCTGGCGTCCAAGACCGCCGCGGTCTGCACGCTGAGCGGCAGCACACTGGTGCTGGTGTCCGCCGGCACCTGCTCGGTGGAGGCCACGCAGGCGGGCAACGCGGCCTGGCTGGCCGCCACGCCGGTAACGGTGAGCTTCAGCGTCAACGTGGCCGGCACCATCGTCACGGCGGCCAAGATGAACGACCTGGACCTGAACGCGATCCTGCTCGCCGCCAAGGACGGTGACACCATCACCATGCCGGCCGGCCGGTTCGCCATGCTGGGCCCCTTGCAGCTCTCGGGCAAGAAGAACATCACCATGCTGGGTGCCGGCAACGGCAAGGACCCAAGCAAGGACACCATCCTCTCGTTCAAGACAGCGCTGACGCAGAACGGCCTGTCGGCCAGCAGCCTGGACACGGTGAGCTTCAAGAAGTTCGCCATCGAGGATGCGTCGGGCAATGCGCTGTTCATCACCAACTCCAAGAACATCGTGATGGACACGATGCGCGCCGAATGGGTGACCGATCCGCAGCAGACCTCGACCATGGCCTACGGCCTCTACCCGGTGAAGAGCGACAACATCCTGGTGACCAACAGCATCGTGGTCGGCAGCCGCGATGCCGGCGTCTATGTGGGCCAGTCGACCAATATCCGCGTGACCAACAACGACGTGTACTACAACGTCGCCGGCGTGGAGATCGAGAACTCGCACAACGCCATCGTCGAAGGCAACAACGTGCATGAGAACACCGGGGGCATCCTGGTCTTCGCCCTGCCCGGCCCGACGCGCTTCCTCAACACCAGCGGCGTGGTGGTGCGCAACAACACCATCGTGAACAACAACCTGCCGCCGGCCGCCAATGCGCAGGGCCTGGTGCTGACGATCCCCCCCGGCACCGGCGTGATGGTGCTGGCCTCGCAGAACACCGAGGTCCATGGCAACACCATCACCAAGCACCAAACCACCGGTGTGCTGATCACCTCGGCGATAGCGGCACAGATCCCCTTCAACCCGGCCACCAAGGACGACCAGGGCAAGGTCTACGACCCCTACGAGCGCGGCATCTATGTGCACAACAACAAGATCAGCGATTTCGGTGCCACGCCGGGCGGCGCGTTTGCCGATCCGGCCGGCCTGGGCCAGTTCACGCAGGGCTTCTTCGCCACGCTGAAGGCCTTCCCGCAGCCGCAGAACTTCCCCGCCGTCATGTGGGACGGCATCGTCGATCCCGCCACCGGCAGCGGCGTGCAGGTCAATGGCAGCGGCGGCAGCTATGCCGGCAATCTGCAGGTCTGCTCCAAGAGCAACGACATCAGCGCGCCCGCCGGCGCCGTGATTTCGTACGAGAACATCGACCTGAACCTGCTGGCATTGCTGGCCGGCGGCAACCCGGACTTCCCGAGCCCCGCCCGCATGAACTGCGTCATCACGCTGCCCGCCGTGACCGGGCTGCCCTGAGCGCCCGCGCCCGCCCATCCACAAGGGGTGCTCATCGAGCCCCCTTTTCCTGTTTCAAAAGACCCGTCATGACCAACACCAGCAAACCCAACTCCGCCCCCTGGGCCGCCGTGGCTCTACTGAGCTCGGCCCTGCTGCTGTCCGCCTGCGGCGGCGGTGGCGGCAGCAGCCCTGCGCCTGCGCCTGCGCCTGCGCCTGCGCCTGCGCCTGCGCCTGCGCCTGCGCCGGCCCCCGCCCCCGCACCGGCCACGCCAACGATCTACGAGCCCGGCGCCGCGCCGGCCAAGCTCTCGGCATGGAAGCTCGCCAACATCGAGGGCACGCGGCTGACGCTCAACAGCGCGCTGCTGCCCTACGACCTGAACGCGGCCCTGTTCTCCGACTACTCGTTCAAGCTGCGCGCCATCTACCTGCCGCCCGGCAAGAAGATCAACTACGGCGCGGACGCCCTCGACTTCCCGGTCGGCACGGCCCTGGTCAAGACCTTCTACTACCCGAAGGCGAGCGGCACCGACGCCAGCTTGCTGGCCGTCGGCCAGAAGACGCAGACCGCGCAGGGCACCAGCATCGACCTGAGCAGCCACCGCCTGATCGAGACCCGCATCCTGGTGCGCCAGGCAGATGGCAACTGGGCGGGCCTGCCCTATGTCTGGGATGAGGACCAGAAGGACGCGACCCTCACCACGGCGGGCAAGTACATCTCGATGGAGCTGGTGCCGGACAGCGGCGCCACCCAGAAGTTCATCTATGCGGTGCCGAATTCGCAGACCTGCCAGCAATGCCATGCCTCCGCCAGCAATGGCAGCGGCTCGACCCTGCCGATCGGGCCCAAACCACGCAACCTCAACAAGAGCTACGACTACGGCGCCGGCGTCGTCAAGAACCAGCTGCTGCAGTTGGACGAGCTGAAGCTGCTGGCCGGCTTCAGCGGCCTTGCCGATGCACCCGCAGGAGTCGACTGGAAGGACGCCGGCAAGGCGCTGGACCTGCGTGCCAAGGCCTATCTGGACATCAATTGCGCGCACTGCCACAACAACCGCGGCTATGCCTCGCAGTCCGGCCTGCTGCTGGGCTTCGACAACGTGGGCTCGCCGGCCTCCGCCGATACCTGGGGCGTCTGCAAGATGCCGCTGGCCTATGTGGGCACCGGCGAGGCGGGCTACAAGTACGACATCAATCCGCGCAGCCCCGAGACCTCGATCCTGCTCTACCGCATGAGCCATGTCGGCGCGGGGCA
This portion of the Paucibacter sediminis genome encodes:
- a CDS encoding peptidoglycan D,D-transpeptidase FtsI family protein, producing the protein MKFRRNSAATSGARAHNTRSVSYSTSPLLASKTPPWRSRFLVALVGLAFAGLLARAAYIQVIGEEFFQRQGEARYAHTVELPASRGRINDRSGQVLASSVAVPSIWAFPKEVDSDPAKRRELAKILGISQQQLEKQLDPATRFVFLRRQADDDTAARIKALNLKGVFQDREYKRQYPEGEAAAHVVGFTNLEEKGQEGIELAFQKDLQGRDGSRAVVRDRLGRVVEDMGERVPPANGRDIDLSIDAKVQFFAYQRVRDAVAEHKAKAGSVVVLDVQTGEVLALANFPSYNPGERKNLSGEQLRNRALTDVFEPGSTMKPLVMALALETGRVTPQTPIDTAPGRMTVTGSVITDAHPHGVLTAAEVIQKSSNVGITKLALQMQAREMHEMFTAIGLGQRPQINFPGTVTGKLRPYKSWRPIEQATMSYGYGLSASLLQLARAYTVFARDGEVIPISMMHQTAKEPVHGIRVFSEKTAAQVREMLQMAAGPGGTAPQAMVSGYSVGGKSGTAHKQEGKSYAGHKYRSWFVGIAPISKPRIVVAVMVDEPSNGVYYGGAVAGPVFSQVVAQSLRLLGVPPDLEVKPQIVASGKLQAVEESF
- the ftsL gene encoding cell division protein FtsL; the protein is MSRINFLLLLAVLLSGLYMVRNAYEARRLFTELDRAQTEARRLDADYQRLQAERHAQATNLRVEQVARERLRMRAITPAITQTATQTTGQALDGGTARAASAAIAGGTQ
- the rsmH gene encoding 16S rRNA (cytosine(1402)-N(4))-methyltransferase RsmH, which codes for MTTPATPGFSHTTVLLHETVDGVLNDPNGIYVDGTFGRGGHSRLLLEKLGPQGRLIAIDRDPEAIAAATTGETRVTDPRFSICHAPFADMRAQLEALGIQRVHGVLLDLGVSSPQIDNPARGFSFRFEGPLDMRMDTTRGESAADFLARADERQIAEVIRDYGEERFAAQIAKALVARRESGSAVRSTAELSQVVAGAVKTREPGQDPATRTFQALRIYVNAELEELEQGLNAALQMLLPGGRLSVISFHSLEDRIVKTFIASHSKEVVDRRAMFAAPKALALTALGRIKPSETEVRANPRSRSAILRVAERTDAPLEPAPARDAKAARRKGAKR
- the mraZ gene encoding division/cell wall cluster transcriptional repressor MraZ — protein: MFQGASALAMDAKGRLSVPTRHREVLQALCAGQLTLTKHPEGCLMVFPRPAWENFRDRIAALPMSASGWKRVFLGNAQDVEIDSAARILIAPELRASAALQKDVMLLGMGSHFELWDAAAYAAHEAQVMQSELPDALKDFSF
- a CDS encoding AraC family transcriptional regulator; translated protein: MPALIRSVALQDYEWAAQAVAVDPYAQMKRLGLVLEQPISGDEFIPYQLFVQLLENTAEAGRCPDFGLRMGQGPDEYFEGPVVVLMRHANTLSEALALITQYGHVYSTVFQPTLAPVRGQAGMVDLILTVNDGRPASFKQVTEYILVSLVRALRFVRENRGDDLLVMFPHEALSAADKYQAYFSCECRFNAPFAAIRIAEAELKRPLPGRNELRIKMATSYIDSRFPKSGELVSEGVRRLLRQRLGMGRVKQADIAAELSLHEKSLQRRLAREGCPFPQLLDEARRDYFVELLRQSARPSLAQIALMLGYSEQAALSRSCQRWFACSPSELLQRH
- a CDS encoding parallel beta-helix domain-containing protein yields the protein MPLHRDPKFALLFSMLTAAALAGCGGGSDPAPQAQTISFAAPATQTMGTAAAALSATASSGLPVSLASKTAAVCTLSGSTLVLVSAGTCSVEATQAGNAAWLAATPVTVSFSVNVAGTIVTAAKMNDLDLNAILLAAKDGDTITMPAGRFAMLGPLQLSGKKNITMLGAGNGKDPSKDTILSFKTALTQNGLSASSLDTVSFKKFAIEDASGNALFITNSKNIVMDTMRAEWVTDPQQTSTMAYGLYPVKSDNILVTNSIVVGSRDAGVYVGQSTNIRVTNNDVYYNVAGVEIENSHNAIVEGNNVHENTGGILVFALPGPTRFLNTSGVVVRNNTIVNNNLPPAANAQGLVLTIPPGTGVMVLASQNTEVHGNTITKHQTTGVLITSAIAAQIPFNPATKDDQGKVYDPYERGIYVHNNKISDFGATPGGAFADPAGLGQFTQGFFATLKAFPQPQNFPAVMWDGIVDPATGSGVQVNGSGGSYAGNLQVCSKSNDISAPAGAVISYENIDLNLLALLAGGNPDFPSPARMNCVITLPAVTGLP
- a CDS encoding SO2930 family diheme c-type cytochrome; the protein is MTNTSKPNSAPWAAVALLSSALLLSACGGGGGSSPAPAPAPAPAPAPAPAPAPAPAPAPATPTIYEPGAAPAKLSAWKLANIEGTRLTLNSALLPYDLNAALFSDYSFKLRAIYLPPGKKINYGADALDFPVGTALVKTFYYPKASGTDASLLAVGQKTQTAQGTSIDLSSHRLIETRILVRQADGNWAGLPYVWDEDQKDATLTTAGKYISMELVPDSGATQKFIYAVPNSQTCQQCHASASNGSGSTLPIGPKPRNLNKSYDYGAGVVKNQLLQLDELKLLAGFSGLADAPAGVDWKDAGKALDLRAKAYLDINCAHCHNNRGYASQSGLLLGFDNVGSPASADTWGVCKMPLAYVGTGEAGYKYDINPRSPETSILLYRMSHVGAGQTMPVVGRQTNHSEANAMVSDWIRQLTQAACAP